The Theropithecus gelada isolate Dixy chromosome 11, Tgel_1.0, whole genome shotgun sequence genome includes a region encoding these proteins:
- the GLTP gene encoding glycolipid transfer protein isoform X3 — protein sequence MTATSGLPPGSYKKIKAVYDTNPAKFRTLQNILEVEKEMYGAEWPKVGATLALMWLKRGLRFIQVFLQSICDGERDENHPNLIRVNATKAYEMALKKYHGWIVQKIFQAALYAAPYKSDFLKALSKGQNVTEEECLEKIRLFLVNYTATIDVIYEMYTQMNAELNYKV from the exons atgacAGCAACTTCAGGGTTGCCACCAGGATCATATAAG AAAATCAAAGCCGTGTATGACACCAACCCAGCCAAGTTCCGGACCCTGCAGAACATCCTGGAGGTGGAGAAAGAAATGTATGGAGCAGAGTGGCCCAAAGTAGGGGCCACACTGGCGCTGATGTGGCTGAAAAG AGGCCTCCGCTTCATCCAGGTCTTCCTCCAGAGCATCTGCGACGGGGAGCGGGACGAGAACCACCCCAACCTCATCCGCGTCAACGCCACCAAGGCCTACGAGATGGCCCTCAAGAAGTACCACGGCTGGATCGTGCAGAAGATCTTCCAG GCAGCACTGTACGCAGCCCCCTATAAATCCGACTTCCTGAAAGCACTCTCCAAGGGGCAGAATGTGACAGAGGAGGAGTGCCTGGAGAAGATCCGCCTCTTCCTAGTCAACTACACGGCCACCATCGATGTCATCTATGAGATGTACACCCAGATGAACGCCGAGCTTAACTACAAGGTGTAG